In a single window of the Bacillota bacterium genome:
- a CDS encoding dipeptide ABC transporter ATP-binding protein, which produces MGEVLLEVKDLVKHFPITKGIVVSKKVGSVKAVDGVSFHINRGETLGLVGESGCGKSTTGRLILRLIEATSGEIVFEGKNVLKLGREEMRELRKDMQIIFQDPYASLNPRMTVGDIIGEPMEIHRIARGKEREKRVRELLEVVGLSQLHAKRYPHEFSGGQRQRIGVARALAVNPKLIICDEPVSALDVSIQAQVINLLQDLQREFGLTYLFIAHDLSVVKHISDRVAVMYLGKIVELAAKHELYNNPQHPYTEALLSAVPIPDPTKKKQRIILEGDVPSPINPPSGCRFHTRCRYAQDICAAEDPAFVDVGDSHFVACHFRKSLGNRNAMVH; this is translated from the coding sequence ATGGGAGAGGTGCTTCTTGAGGTAAAGGACCTGGTGAAACACTTTCCGATAACGAAAGGGATCGTCGTCTCCAAGAAAGTCGGCTCCGTGAAAGCAGTTGACGGGGTGAGCTTCCACATAAACCGCGGCGAGACCCTGGGGCTGGTCGGCGAAAGCGGGTGCGGCAAGTCGACGACGGGAAGACTCATCCTGAGGCTGATAGAAGCGACGTCGGGGGAGATAGTCTTTGAGGGCAAGAACGTCCTCAAACTGGGGCGCGAAGAAATGCGCGAGCTGCGCAAGGACATGCAGATAATCTTCCAGGACCCGTACGCGTCGCTCAACCCCAGGATGACCGTGGGAGACATCATCGGGGAGCCCATGGAGATCCATAGGATAGCCCGGGGAAAGGAGAGGGAGAAGAGGGTGCGCGAGCTGCTCGAGGTCGTCGGCCTCTCGCAGCTTCACGCGAAGAGATATCCTCACGAGTTCTCGGGCGGGCAGCGACAGAGGATAGGCGTGGCGCGGGCGCTCGCCGTCAACCCGAAGCTGATCATATGTGACGAGCCCGTGTCCGCCCTGGACGTGTCCATCCAGGCGCAGGTCATCAACCTCTTGCAGGACCTCCAGCGTGAGTTCGGGCTCACGTACCTCTTCATAGCGCACGACCTGAGCGTGGTGAAGCACATATCCGATAGAGTCGCCGTGATGTACCTCGGGAAGATAGTGGAGCTCGCGGCGAAGCACGAGCTGTACAACAACCCGCAACACCCGTACACGGAGGCGCTGCTATCGGCGGTGCCGATACCTGACCCAACCAAGAAGAAGCAGCGCATAATCCTCGAGGGCGACGTGCCGAGCCCCATCAACCCGCCGAGCGGGTGCAGGTTCCACACGAGGTGCAGGTACGCACAGGACATCTGTGCCGCCGAAGACCCCGCGTTCGTCGACGTCGGGGACAGCCACTTCGTGGCGTGCCATTTCAGGAAGTCGCTGGGGAACAGGAACGCCATGGTGCACTGA
- a CDS encoding ABC transporter ATP-binding protein, with protein sequence MGETLLEVRDLKTYFYTEDGVVPAVDGVSFSVEKGETIGIVGESGCGKSVTSLSVMRLIPNPPGKIIDGEIIFEGENILEKTEAEMRHIRGNEISMIFQEPMTSLNPVFTIGDQIMEAIMLHQKVGKREARAKTIEMLKLVGIPSAEKRVDEYPHQMSGGMRQRVMIAMALSCNPRLLIADEPTTALDVTIQAQILDLMLKLKQDLGTAIMLITHDLGVIAETVNKVVVMYAGKIVESADVVRIFKEPEHPYTLGLLGSIPKVNEDRERLQVIEGVVPNPFSMPPGCRFHPRCSFARDICKEEEPELVDVEDGHQVRCWKFLGYHKN encoded by the coding sequence ATGGGCGAGACGCTTCTGGAGGTAAGAGATCTCAAGACGTATTTCTACACGGAAGACGGGGTCGTTCCGGCTGTGGACGGCGTATCGTTCTCGGTCGAGAAAGGCGAGACCATCGGCATCGTGGGGGAGAGCGGGTGTGGCAAGAGCGTGACGTCTCTCTCGGTGATGCGGCTCATCCCGAATCCGCCCGGGAAGATAATCGACGGCGAGATCATCTTCGAGGGAGAGAACATACTTGAGAAGACAGAGGCTGAGATGAGGCACATCCGAGGGAATGAGATCTCGATGATATTCCAGGAGCCCATGACCAGCCTCAACCCTGTGTTTACCATAGGCGACCAGATCATGGAGGCGATCATGCTCCACCAGAAGGTAGGAAAGAGAGAGGCCCGCGCGAAGACAATAGAAATGCTGAAACTGGTGGGCATTCCGTCAGCGGAGAAGCGAGTGGACGAGTATCCGCACCAGATGAGCGGTGGGATGCGTCAGAGGGTCATGATAGCCATGGCGCTGTCATGCAACCCGAGGCTCCTCATAGCTGATGAGCCCACGACGGCGCTCGACGTGACCATCCAGGCGCAGATCCTCGACCTCATGCTCAAACTCAAGCAGGATCTAGGCACGGCCATCATGCTCATCACCCACGACCTCGGGGTCATAGCCGAGACAGTGAACAAGGTCGTAGTGATGTATGCCGGCAAGATAGTCGAGAGCGCGGACGTGGTGAGGATCTTCAAGGAACCCGAGCACCCGTACACGCTGGGCCTTCTGGGGTCCATTCCAAAGGTGAACGAGGATCGCGAGAGGCTGCAGGTCATCGAGGGAGTAGTACCCAATCCGTTCAGCATGCCGCCGGGATGCAGGTTCCATCCGAGGTGCAGCTTCGCTCGGGACATCTGCAAGGAGGAAGAGCCTGAGCTAGTTGACGTCGAGGACGGGCACCAGGTCAGATGCTGGAAGTTCCTCGGCTACCATAAGAACTAG
- a CDS encoding nicotinate phosphoribosyltransferase: MPENAIGRAPVSNTRAETGEIRTLGDVRAVRVDPKARFHSAQHDEIRRGLTTDIYFVKTREILDKLNLGRVPVVGEIFPRKSGIFAGVGEVLHLLEGKQVKVWSVPEGEEFSPKDVVMRIEGPYEEFGMFETPILGFLASSSGWATAARQVKEAAGGRQVICFGARHVHPAVAPVMERAAVIGGVDGASCILAAKLLGREPSGTVPHAVFLIVGDTVEVAKAYDELMPPDAARIILVDTFKDEAEEALRVAEALGKHLAGVRLDTPGERGGVTPDLVAEVRARLDQAGYGHVRILVSGGLYPDKIRELAAAGAHAFGVGSFISQAPPIDMTLDLKEVAGRPIAKRGRIPGRIPNDKLELVMG, translated from the coding sequence ATGCCCGAGAACGCGATTGGCCGTGCGCCTGTCTCGAACACTCGAGCGGAGACCGGCGAGATCCGCACCCTGGGCGACGTCCGAGCCGTACGAGTGGATCCCAAGGCGCGGTTCCATTCAGCGCAGCACGACGAGATCCGCCGGGGCCTCACTACAGACATCTACTTTGTGAAGACGCGCGAGATCCTGGACAAGCTGAACCTCGGGCGGGTGCCGGTGGTCGGCGAGATCTTCCCCCGCAAGTCCGGCATATTCGCAGGCGTCGGCGAGGTGCTTCACCTCCTTGAAGGCAAGCAGGTGAAGGTGTGGTCGGTCCCGGAGGGAGAGGAATTCTCCCCCAAAGACGTCGTGATGCGAATAGAGGGTCCGTATGAGGAGTTCGGCATGTTCGAGACCCCCATCCTGGGGTTTCTTGCGAGCTCCAGCGGGTGGGCCACCGCCGCCCGCCAGGTGAAAGAGGCGGCTGGCGGAAGGCAGGTCATATGTTTCGGCGCGAGGCACGTCCACCCGGCGGTCGCGCCCGTCATGGAGCGGGCGGCCGTGATCGGGGGCGTCGATGGAGCGAGCTGCATCCTTGCGGCCAAACTCCTGGGAAGGGAGCCGTCGGGGACGGTGCCGCACGCTGTCTTTCTCATCGTGGGGGACACGGTCGAGGTGGCAAAGGCATACGACGAGCTGATGCCGCCTGACGCTGCGAGGATCATCCTCGTGGACACCTTCAAAGACGAGGCCGAGGAGGCTCTTCGGGTCGCGGAGGCGCTGGGGAAACACCTCGCCGGAGTCCGCCTGGATACCCCGGGTGAGCGCGGCGGGGTGACGCCGGATCTGGTGGCTGAGGTCCGAGCCCGCCTTGACCAGGCAGGGTACGGACACGTGAGGATCCTCGTGTCAGGAGGCTTGTATCCCGACAAGATACGCGAGCTTGCCGCGGCCGGGGCACACGCTTTCGGCGTAGGGAGCTTCATCTCACAGGCGCCGCCCATCGACATGACCCTCGACCTCAAGGAGGTCGCCGGGAGGCCCATAGCCAAGAGAGGCAGGATACCCGGAAGGATTCCCAACGATAAGCTGGAACTGGTCATGGGCTGA
- a CDS encoding lytic transglycosylase domain-containing protein yields MVVLSVRRAARWTLALSCALLGVYLFLHSRWYLERAYPTPYKDIVTQYCAEHNVDPFLVTALMRVESRFRPSVVSEKGARGLMQVMPDTGRWVAGELGLSQFHPEMLDDPKVNVRIGTWYLASLEREFGGDRVLVLAAYNAGRGNVRKWLDTARWTGRIDEIDDIPFPETREYVKKVLGLYERYVQVYHGCWSALGGTAERARDRDRVPTRRS; encoded by the coding sequence GTGGTCGTATTGAGTGTGCGCCGAGCGGCGCGATGGACGCTCGCCTTGTCCTGTGCGCTCCTTGGCGTGTATCTCTTCTTGCATTCAAGGTGGTACTTGGAGAGGGCCTATCCGACTCCCTACAAAGACATAGTGACGCAGTACTGCGCCGAACACAACGTGGATCCGTTCCTCGTGACGGCGCTCATGAGAGTGGAGAGCAGGTTCAGGCCGAGCGTCGTGTCTGAGAAGGGCGCGCGTGGCCTCATGCAGGTGATGCCTGATACAGGCAGGTGGGTGGCAGGCGAGCTCGGTCTGAGCCAGTTTCACCCTGAGATGTTGGACGACCCAAAGGTGAACGTCCGCATCGGGACTTGGTACCTCGCGTCGCTAGAGCGCGAGTTTGGAGGGGACAGAGTGCTCGTGCTCGCCGCGTACAACGCAGGGCGGGGAAACGTCCGCAAGTGGCTGGATACGGCGCGCTGGACGGGGCGAATCGACGAGATAGACGATATCCCGTTTCCTGAGACTCGGGAGTACGTGAAGAAGGTCCTCGGACTTTACGAGAGGTACGTCCAGGTGTACCACGGGTGCTGGTCGGCGCTGGGGGGCACAGCTGAGAGAGCGAGGGACAGAGACCGTGTGCCTACGCGCCGCAGCTAG
- the coaE gene encoding dephospho-CoA kinase (Dephospho-CoA kinase (CoaE) performs the final step in coenzyme A biosynthesis.): protein MIIGLTGGIGSGKSLVASELARRGAFVVDVDRVARALVEPGEPALEAIIREFGPKFRRDDGTLDRRALGWLVFSDPEALARLNGIMFPRLREATETEVREAAARGHSFVVVDAAVLYEAGLDALVDRVIFVTAPEAVRVERIVARDGLSRREALDRVKAQARLEDGLRRADFVVDNSRGTEDVARQVEDILCRLAADTRGLAP from the coding sequence GTGATCATCGGGCTGACAGGGGGCATTGGGAGCGGTAAGAGCCTCGTCGCGTCGGAGCTTGCGCGGCGGGGGGCGTTCGTTGTCGATGTGGATCGCGTAGCCCGCGCCCTCGTTGAGCCTGGCGAGCCCGCGCTCGAGGCGATCATCCGGGAGTTTGGACCAAAGTTCCGCCGTGATGACGGCACTCTCGACCGCCGCGCCTTGGGCTGGCTCGTCTTCAGCGACCCTGAAGCCCTTGCCCGCTTGAATGGGATCATGTTTCCCCGGCTCCGCGAAGCCACCGAGACAGAGGTCCGGGAGGCGGCCGCCCGCGGCCACTCATTCGTCGTGGTGGACGCCGCTGTGCTGTACGAAGCGGGCCTCGACGCCCTGGTCGACCGGGTCATCTTCGTGACCGCCCCAGAGGCTGTGCGTGTGGAGAGGATCGTGGCACGGGACGGGCTTTCGCGCCGGGAAGCCCTCGATCGTGTGAAGGCGCAAGCGCGCCTCGAAGACGGACTGCGAAGGGCTGACTTCGTGGTCGACAACTCACGCGGGACCGAAGACGTCGCTCGGCAAGTGGAGGACATCCTTTGCCGGCTCGCCGCGGACACGCGCGGGCTTGCTCCCTGA
- the ytaF gene encoding sporulation membrane protein YtaF, translating into MLAVLLFAVAVSIDGFAAGVAEGLRGIRVPFGSLVAMNVVSAAVVFVSVGCGRAISGFLTPVAGRLIGGVTLMALGAWTLFRRRAPGSAPAALDARRARTRTPSGWRGRVAEPLVFVTAVLEEPARADLDSSGTITSLEALLLGLALALDALTVGFGAGMAGLPTALTPLVACVTQTVFVSAGISLGRRVKTSAVAPGLEKVPGGLLILLGLMRLM; encoded by the coding sequence GTGCTGGCGGTTCTGCTGTTCGCGGTTGCGGTGAGCATTGACGGGTTCGCTGCGGGGGTGGCCGAAGGTCTGCGCGGCATAAGAGTGCCGTTTGGGTCGCTCGTCGCGATGAACGTCGTGTCCGCGGCGGTGGTGTTCGTATCGGTAGGGTGTGGGCGCGCGATATCGGGATTCCTCACTCCGGTCGCGGGCAGACTGATAGGCGGGGTCACCCTGATGGCGCTGGGCGCCTGGACCCTCTTTCGGAGGCGCGCGCCCGGGAGCGCGCCCGCCGCGCTCGACGCCCGCCGCGCGAGGACGCGCACGCCGTCCGGGTGGCGCGGCCGAGTCGCCGAGCCGCTCGTCTTCGTGACCGCCGTCCTTGAGGAGCCCGCGCGCGCGGATCTCGACTCCTCCGGCACAATCACGTCGTTGGAAGCGCTTCTCCTTGGTCTCGCTTTAGCGCTGGACGCCCTAACAGTGGGGTTTGGGGCCGGGATGGCTGGGCTGCCGACCGCCCTGACGCCTCTCGTCGCCTGCGTCACCCAGACCGTCTTCGTGAGCGCGGGCATCTCGCTCGGACGAAGGGTCAAGACAAGCGCCGTTGCGCCGGGGCTCGAGAAGGTGCCGGGTGGTCTCCTCATCCTGCTGGGCCTCATGAGGCTCATGTGA